The sequence GGCCAGCCCGGCCCTGCTCGACGGAATCCAGGCCGAGGCCTACGGCCAGAAGATGCCCATCAACCAGCTGGCGACGCTGGCCTCGCCCGAGCCGCGCCTGCTGACGATCACGCCCTTCGACGCCTCGCAGATCGGAGCGATCGAGAAGGCCATCCTGGCCAGTGACCTGGGCATCAACCCCACCAACGACGGCACCATCATCCGCCTGCCGATCCCGCCGCTGAACGAGGAACGCCGCAAGGAGTTCGTGAAGATGGCCAAGCAGCGCGGCGAAGAGGCCAAGGTCGCCATCCGCGGCGCCCGCCGCGACGCCAACGACCAACTGAAGAAGGCCCAGTCCGACGGCGACATCACCGAGGACGAGAAGCACCGCGGCGAGAACGAGATCCAGAAGCTCACCGACGACCACGTGAAGAAGGTCGACGAGATCCTGGAGGCGAAGGAGAAGGAGATCATGGAGGTATAGGAATACGCCTCGAGGTCCTTTTCCGACAAGCAGTTACCGTTCGCGGGAACGATCTCGACAACTTTCCCAACTTACGAAGTCGATCCTGCGCTGGTTACTTGGTCCCGGCGGAATGTGGGCGAAGGGCCTGGTGCGATGCACTGGGCCCTTCGTATTTTCGCAATGGAGCCCTGATAGACTGAATGATGGAGACGT is a genomic window of Candidatus Krumholzibacteriia bacterium containing:
- the frr gene encoding ribosome recycling factor produces the protein MLDSIKTEAKQHMGRCLDDLKRNLSQIRTGKASPALLDGIQAEAYGQKMPINQLATLASPEPRLLTITPFDASQIGAIEKAILASDLGINPTNDGTIIRLPIPPLNEERRKEFVKMAKQRGEEAKVAIRGARRDANDQLKKAQSDGDITEDEKHRGENEIQKLTDDHVKKVDEILEAKEKEIMEV